ACCTGGCGCGGCCCGAATGGAACCCGGTCTATTATCACAAGGCCAACGTCCAGGGCATCGGCTTCGACCGGACCGGGACGGGCAGCAACGCCATCGCCCAATATGCGCCGCCCGTCGCCAGGAGGCTGGCCGATCCGAAGACGACGCCGGAACGCGACCTGCTCTGGTTCCATCACCTGCCCTGGGATTATCGCCTGCGATCGGGGGAGACATTGTGGGACGGGCTGGTCCATCATTATGAGCGGGGCGTGGCCTATGTCGCCGACATGCAGAAGACATGGGAGGGCCTGCGCCCCTATGTCGACGCGGAACGGTTCGCGGAGACGGAGGCGTTCCTCACCATCCAGCATCGCGAGGCACTATGGTGGCGCGACGCCAGCATCGCCTATTTCCAGTCCATGTCGAAACGCCCCCTGCCCGCAGGATCGGCCGCGCCCGCGCATGATCTGGACTGGTACAAGGCGCAGAGCTTTCCCTATGCACCGGGACATAATTGATTTCTTGCCCCAGTTATAACAAATGATGTCGTTACCATTTCGACGATGACATTCCCCGCTCCAAAAAAGGCGCCGCATTGACCGACACACGATCCTCCCGCCGCCAGCGCAACGCCCCCACCATCAACGATGTCGCCCGCCAGGCCGGCGTGTCCCCCATGACGGTGTCGCGCGTCATCAATGGCGAGCAGGTGGTGAAGGCGGAAACCCGCGCCAAGGTGGAGGCGGCGATCGCCGCGCTCAATTACTCGCCCAGCGCCGCCGCGCGCAGCCTGGCCGGTGGGGACGACGTGCGGATCGGTCTGCTCTACAGCAACCCGTCCGCCTCCTATCTCAGCGAGTTTCTGGTCGGCAGCCTGGATCAGGCGAGCCGCAGCGGCATCGACCTGGTGGTCGAGAAGTGGGACGAGCAGACATCGGTACAGTCGGTGGTCGACCATCTGCTGCGCGGCCGGATCAACGGCGTCGTGCTGCCGCCACCGCTCTGCGACCTGGAGGAAATGGTCGCCGCGCTCACCGCCGCCAACATTCCCGCCGTGGCGGTGGCGACCGGCCGCCCGCCGGCGGATCTTTCCGCCGTCAGCATCGACGATCGCAACGCCGCCTATGAAATGACCCGGCACCTGATCGCGCTCGGCCACACGCGCATCGGCTTCATCAAGGGCAATCCCAACCAGACGGCCAGCGCCAAGCGTCTCGACGGCTATGTGGACGCGCTGCGCGAATCCGGGCTGGCGGTCGAGGATGACCTGATCGCCCAGGGTTTCTTCACCTACCGGTCGGGTCTGGATGCGGCCGAACATATATTGTCGCTGGCCGAACCGCCGACCGCCGTCTTCGCCAGCAATGACGACATGGCCGCCGCGACCGTGGCGATCGCGCACCGCAACGGGCTGGACGTGCCGGGCGACCTTACCGTCTGCGGCTTCGACGACAGTTCGCTGGCGACGACGATCTGGCCGGAACTGACCACCATCCGCCAGCCGATCAGCGCCATGTCGCGTGCGGCGGTGGAAGTGCTGGTGCGGCGGCTGAAGGGGAAGAAGGGCCAGAAGAGCGAGGAGACCGAGCATCTGGTGCTCGACCATGCGCTGATCCGCCGCCAGTCGGATGCCGCGCCCAGGGTGCGGCCACGGACGGGGGGACGCGGTTAAACACAAGTTCCGTTCGCTTCGAACAGCGCATGCGGTTCATACCGACCTGTTCCCCGGCGCAGGCCAGCATAAGTTCTCATCAATGTATCTTGGTATTAGGACCGATCGACATTCAGGTTAACGCAGAAGCCCTGGCCTCATTTTCAACGTCATGCCGGACTTGATCCGGCATGACGGCTTGGGAAGCGCATAAAACTGTGAATGTCGATCGGTCCTAGTTAGCCTTCCCCGAACACCCGCTGGAAGATCGTGTCGACCTGGCGGAAATGATAGTCGAGGTTGAACTTGTCCTCGATCTCCTGCGCGCTGAGCGCGGCGGTGACGTCCGGGTCGGCCTTGAGCAGTTCCAGCAGCGAAAGCTGGCCGTCCGATTCCCACACCTTCATCGCGTTGCGCTGGACATAGCGATAGCTGTCCTCGCGGCTCACGCCCGCCTGCGTTAGCGCCAGCAGCACGCGCTGCGAGTGGACAAGCCCGCCCATCTTGTCGAGATT
This genomic stretch from Sphingobium sp. BYY-5 harbors:
- a CDS encoding LacI family DNA-binding transcriptional regulator, with translation MTDTRSSRRQRNAPTINDVARQAGVSPMTVSRVINGEQVVKAETRAKVEAAIAALNYSPSAAARSLAGGDDVRIGLLYSNPSASYLSEFLVGSLDQASRSGIDLVVEKWDEQTSVQSVVDHLLRGRINGVVLPPPLCDLEEMVAALTAANIPAVAVATGRPPADLSAVSIDDRNAAYEMTRHLIALGHTRIGFIKGNPNQTASAKRLDGYVDALRESGLAVEDDLIAQGFFTYRSGLDAAEHILSLAEPPTAVFASNDDMAAATVAIAHRNGLDVPGDLTVCGFDDSSLATTIWPELTTIRQPISAMSRAAVEVLVRRLKGKKGQKSEETEHLVLDHALIRRQSDAAPRVRPRTGGRG